AAGCATAATGCAAGCTATTTTCTAAACTTAATAATTCGGATGCTTGAGAATTTATAGCTGAGTGATAAAACTGATAATTATTTCGTCCTTGTGACTTAACGCGAGATAATGCGGCATCGGCATTTTTAATTAAGGTTTCTCCGTCTTCTCCATGCATCGGATACAGCGCAATTCCAATACTAGTGCTGATATGCAAATGATGATTTTCTAGATCAAATCCTGGTTTTAATGCTGCCAAAATATCTTGGACAATATAAGCTGCTTCTTTCGCATCATTAATTTCCGGCAAAAGTAAGGTGAATTCATCACCTCCCCAACGCGCTATAAAGTCACTTGAACGCAGATATTTGGTGAGACGTTGAGCCACACTTTGCAACAATTCATCGCCAAGGGCATGACCTAGTGTATCATTAATAGTTTTGAAGCGGTCTAAATCCAAAAAGCACACAGCTAGTTTTTCTTTTTTTTCACGCGCTTGTGCCAATGACTCAGAAAGCCTTTCATTGAATAGTACTCGGTTAGGTAAATCAGTCAAAAGGTCATGCAAAGCTTGATGACGAATTTTGGCTTCTGCTAATTTGTGAGCGGTAACATCACGAAAACTCCAAACTCTGCCAACGATTTTGCCTGCAATGCGTTGCGGTTGGGAATAACGCTCAAATACTCTGCCATCTTTGAAGGCGATCGCATCATAAATTTGTGCGTCTGGGTTAAGGTATAATTCTCTGACTGTGGCAAGATACTGTCTGGAGTCTTGTAACTCTTTTATCGCCATTCTCAAAGCTTTTCTGTAATTTCCTGACTTTATCAGCGAGTTAGGAATACACCACATTTGCACAAACTTTTGATTAAAACCTGTAATATTACCTTTATTATCAACCACTAAAATACCATCGGCGGTGGATTCTAGTGTTGCTTGTTGCAAAGAAAGGGATTTTTCTAATTCTTTTTGTACACGCTTGCGTTCGCTAATTTCCCTTTGCAATTCGGGTGTACACTTTTCTTTAATCACTGGTTCAAGTGCATCTTCTGCTGAAAGCAAAGCATTTATATCTTGTTTGCGAGAACTAATATCTTTTAAGAAGCCAAAAGTACTGACAATTTGACTTTCACTATCAAGTGTAATTTGGATATGAACTTCTAACCAACGACAACTACCATCTTTGGTTATGTAACGAGTTTCATATACGTAGTCTTTTATTTGCTGTATCTTAAGAATTTTAAATAATTCTAAGTTGCGTTGCCGATCTTCTGGATGAATATAATTTAAAAAACTCGTACCAATACTTTCTGCAAGTGTAAATCCAGTTATTTCTGTCCATACCGGATTGAGAAATGTCCACCTACCCCAATTATCTGTTTGAAACAATATTTGCTTGTTGCTGTTAATAATTTCGCACTCGTTTTTCTTACTATCTAGCGCAATATTATTACTAACATAGTTGGTATTAATGTGATTAGCCGCTTGGATGTTTCTGATTTTTGCTAAAAGAGAATTTGAGATACATAAGATAATTAAAATTGCTCCTAAGCAGGTGAATAAACCAACCATCAAAATTATCATGGCAGTCTCTGCTATAATAGATAGTGTTTTATTTTTTTATAAAAATATTTTTTAGTTTCCATAGCCAATAATTTATATATTTGCCGAAAATTTTTATTTTGTATTTCATTGTTTATTTGATTTTCTGCTATTGAAGAGCAATTTTATCCAATGTATTTGCCGTAAATTATATCTTAATAAAAGAAAGATGTAAGTTGGATAAATGAAATTATGAGGGCTTAATCAATTTTCTATTCCACATTAGTGACCAATTTTGATTTCTAATTTTCTGTTTTTCAATAATATTGTACATAATTAATGTCAAGATCCATACCTGTATTTTGCTAACAGTTAAAAAGAAGAAAATATTATATTATTATTTGTCTATCTGATGTTGATATTATTAATTACTTGTAATTAAAATTTATACAATCTGTAATATAAAACCTTTTAATTTTTAATATTTGACATTTCTTAATATTTTATTAATAAAAATGTTATGAAAATTTGCATTTTTTCTTGTTATACCAATTCTATGTGAGGTTGCGCTTTATTCTATGTAGGGGCAATTCATGAATTGCCCCTACTACAGCCCAAGAGTGCGTGCGTAATTCCGCGCTTATGCATCTTCATACAGAATTGGTATTATCTAAATTTTGTATAAATTTTCTGGATGTACAGAGTACAACAGTTATAGCTATAAACTCAAATACAATCAGTTGCTGGCTGGAACTAATGACAGCGATAAAAACAGCTATGATTACATCGACAAATGCAACTGTGAACCAAGGTTCGTTTTATTGACTTCAATCCGGGCTTGAAAGGCTTCTTTCAGGTGGGGCATATGAGTTACAGTGAGGATGCAGGCAAAATCACAGGCGATCGCATTAATCGCGGCAATCAGGCGATCGCATCCTTCGGCATCTTGTGTACCAAAGCCTTCATCTATAATTAACAATTGTAACGCCGCCCCTGCCCGTTGCGCTAATAATTTCGCCAAAGCTAAACGAATCGCAAAGTTAATTCTAAAAGCTTCTCCACCAGAATAAGTTTCATAAGCTCGCGTTCCTCTGGCATCAGCAATTAAAATATCTAAAGTGTCTATCAGCTTGGCATTTTTCTTAGCTTTACTACTTCTTCCCGCTTTCTGCGTCACAAATTGCACATGCAATTGATTCGCGCTCAATCGCGAAAGCAATTGATTTGTCTCTGCTTCCAGTTGAGGCAAGACATTTTCAATCATCAATGCTTGGATGCCATTTTTACCAAAAGCTTGCGTTAATTCCTGATAAACGCGCTGTTGTCGCTTGGCTTCTTGCAGTTCTTGCTGCTGTTGCAAGAACTGAGTTTGCAGCATTTCCAGATGATGAGCAACTTGTTCTAAACGTCCTAATTGCCCGATTTTTTCATCAAGTTCTCGTCTGCGTGCCGCAATTTGTTGCTGTAGGGTTTCAATTTGAGCAGTTGGGTTTGCTGTTTGTTCAAGTTGGGCAACGATGCTTTCGAGTTGGCGCTCAATTGTTTGCTTTTCGCTCATTCTCGCATGTCTGGACGCTTCTAAGTCTTGAAATCTGACTTGAAGTTGGGGATACTGCTGTTGAGCCGACAACAGTTGTTGATAGCGTAATTCCCAAGATTGCGCTTTGCGTACACTTGTGCGAATATTATTATGCTGCTCGGAACTGTAATTAATTTCGGCAATGTGTAGCTCAAGGGCGGCAATTTGTTTGGCAGATTCAGAATTGATTTGAAGAAGCTGAATTTTACTTTGTAATTCGGCAATTTGCGCTTCAATTTGTGGTTTTCGTGCCGCTATTTGCGAACTTCGCTTGGTTGCGTCTTTAATCTGCTGAAGTTTAATTTCTGCCCATCGCCAGCGCTCAACTTCACTGCGGGCGAGAGCGTGGTCTTGTTCGTTGTAATTTAGTTGTTGAAGATATTCGTTTAATTGCTGTAATTCGAGTTGTTTTTCTGGAGCATAATCGCCAACTTCAAGCGATCGCTCTAAATGCTGTTTTTCGGCGGCAATTTGTTGTAGTTGTGTTTCCGCATCACTGGTAGACTGAAGTTGTGCTGCTAATTGTCCTCTTTGTTCGCGCAAAGCATCATAACTCGCCAATTTTTGCGATATTTCCCGGTATTCCTGCCTGAGTACCTGAATTTCTCTATCCGAAAATGCCATTTGCTCTCGAAATACCCACAATTGCCCTTCCGTATCCTTGTACTCTGCTTTGGTTTTATCTGTGACTCGATTCCAATGATGTTCATCCAAAGCACGTTCGCATAATGGACAAAGCGCATTCGGATTTTGCAGCATTTGCAATTTTTGATCCAGTTCTCCCAAGAGTCTTTCATACTCTCGTTGCTGCGCTTGCAAGCGTTCGATAAAGTGACGCCTTTCTTGTCCTTTTTCCTGCACTCGTTGCAGATAAACTCGCTTTTTCTCTAATTCTTCAATTTGCGTTTTTACATCCATCACTGCTTGTTGCAACTGCGGTTGGCGTCCAAATGCCCGTTGCAGTTGATTTTCTGTAGCTTGCAGTTGTTCGAGACGCGCTACCAAAGTGGCACCAAAGCGATCTAATTGGCTTTGCAAAGTCGCTCGCTGTTGCAATAAGGGAGACACTTGCATTTGTAGTTGATCTAAATGAGCAACTCGGTTACGCGCTTTTGTTAGCTGTGCTAAAGCTGCTTCAACTTCGCTTTTATTGGTGAGAGTATGTTGAATTTCTCGCTCTTGTTGCTGCAAAACCTCTAATTGAGCGATCGCTTGTTGCAATTGGCGTTCGATTTCGTTAATTTGTTTGGTTAATTGCTGTTGTTGTTGTTGACGCTGTTGTTCAGCGCGGGTGTATTCGGCAAATTTAGCGCTGAAAGATTCTTCTTGAGATTGCAGCGTTTGATATTGCGCGTAACCGGCTTTTATCTGGGTTTCTTGACTTAAGACTGCTTGTAAATCTGATAGCTGACTATTAATTGCTGACTGTTCTTGTTGCAGGCGATCGCAATCAGAACTCAGATTTTGGTATTGTTGCCTGACAAAGCTCAATTGTTCAGTTGAATTTTGGCGAGTCATCTGGACAACTTGCAAACTTTGTAATTGAATATTATCAAAAGCTTGTATTTGTTGCAGTTGATTGAGTTCAACTTCTAATTCTGCTTGTTGTGCTTGTGTAGCAGAGCGTTGTTGCAGTTGACTTTTGCTCGACTCCAAAGAACGCTCTAATTCTTCTACTTTTGCTTTAAACTGACGAGACGATTCTTTTGCTCGTTCTTCCAATTCATCGTATTGATTTAGCTTCAATAACTCTGCGAGAATTTCTTTGCGTTCGTTCGGACGCTTGAGCATGAACTCGTCTGCACGACCTTGACGCAAATAGGCGGAGTTTATAAAAGTTTCATAATCGAGCTTAATATGTTCTAAAATTACATCTTGAGTCGCCCTTACCCCTTTGCCGGTAAGTGCGCGAAACCCAGATGGGGTTTCCACTTGAAATTCTAAAACGCCAGTTCCACCGCGAGGGCGGGTGCGAATAACTCGATAAATTTGCTGATTGTTTTGAAAAGTGAAATCAACTCGAACTTCTTTCGCACCAGAATGGATCGCATCATCTTCAACACCGGCGCGGCTTTCACCCCAAATCGCCCAAGTGATAGCTTCGAGAAGCGAAGATTTACCAGCGCCATTGGAACCACAAATACAAGCCGTATGCAAACCGCGAAAATCTAAAGTTGCATCACGGTAACTGAGAAAGTTTTTGAGGATTAGTTGTACTGGGATCATCGAGGCTATAGCGCCACATCTACATTTTATAAAAAACAGTACAGATGCACTTAAGATAGTTTAGCTATTTAAAAATCATCTTTCTAGTATTGAATACTTTCATTTTACAAAAATTAACAATATGATCGTCATATTTTTCTTGTTATGCAAAAAATTTTTCTTTTATTGAGAGAAAAACTAACCCGCCGCTGGCTTTTGCACTCACTGTTAACCGAGAAGAAAGCAGGGGGGATAAATAAAGCAGACAATAGAAAAACTTTACCTTACAGTAGTAGCTAGCGGAAGCTTTGTTCGCAAATGCTTGCTTTCTTATCGCTGATGAATAAAAATCGGAAATTATATTTCCGATGATAGTCTATATAATATTAGACGAATTTTTTTATAAGAATAACGCAGACGTTATTTTTGGATAATCTAAAAAATCAAATTATCACAGACGCGATCGCTTGCGTTTTACCTTGACCGAGGTATCAAGACAATATCTGTACTTACTGCTAATGTTTGAGTAGAGAATCTAAAGTAAAAACAAAATATTCATGCATAAGATTGGAAATTTGTCTACAATATAAATAAGAGTTCGCAGTAAGCCGATTCGCCTCTATTTAATGGCATACATATGTGGACATAAACAGTAAAAAAAGATTCTGGAACAATTTCGGTAAGTTTGCGTCATTCATAAGTCTCGCCCTTGATTTATTTCGGCTTATCAGCAGTATAAATATGTCAAGGAACAATGGACTTAAAATTCCCGTCAAAGAAACTCTTTTACTTTCGGAATATGCCTATAGACAGGTTTAAAAAGTTTTAGAAACAATCTCAGTAAATCGACGTCATTAAACACATGATAAAAACAAACGGAAACCCTCTTATGACTCGCTTTAATCGATGGAAATATGCAACAGCTGCACTCATGTCAATGGCAATTAGCACGGGTGCTATTGTTCCCATGTTTGTATCTACACCTGCTAGCGCACAACGCATTTATGGTCAATCTAGATCAGTTTCTATTCCTCCGGGAGTGACATTTCCTGTTGCTTACGACAAAGACAAAGTTATTGTTACTCCTGGGGAAACTGTATCTTTAACGTTGAGAGTTGCAAGCAACATTATTGATAGCGGCAGAAATGTATTAATTCCTGAGGGAACTCAAATTGTTGGACAGTTGCAACCAGTAACCAGAAATGGTAGACAAGGTGTTCAATTCGTTGCCCAAGAGTTAGTTTACTCTTCTGGTCAGCGTCAGTATGTAAATGCTTCTTCTCCAGTAATTACCAGAACTGAAAGAATCAGCAAAGGACCTGATACAGGCAGAGTATTAACAGACGCAGCTATTGGTGCGGGTGCTGCAAGTGCGATTTCACTAATTACAGGCGATCGCAAAATTCAAGTATTAGAACCTGTTGGTGGAGCAGCAGCTGGTGCGGCTGCAAGTGTGCTTTTACGGAAAAAGCAAACTGATGTCTTCGTCCTCAAGCCAGAACAAGATTTAAATGTGACTCTGCGTTCTAATTTGGTAGTATCCCGTTCTTACTAGGCTTGAGTTTAGTTAAGCCGTGACTTTAATTATTTGTAATAAGCGATCGCCACTTCAACATGTGTGTGCGATCGCTTAATTTTTTCACTTCAGCACAAACCCAGAACCCCGGTTTCTCAAAGAAACCGGGGTTCTCGCACAACGAACTACCTTTTGCCACTATCCAAGCTATCAGCGACTCTCTTGTATTGTCTATCCCCCGGAAGAACTTAGCTGCAAAGCTGCAACTCGATGTATCTTTTTCTTGCCACTTTCACCGCGCACTTATACTGTTTATTTAAGTATATTACGGGATGCAATCAGTCATTTATGCGACTTAAAATATAACAATGATATTTATATCGCTGAATACCCGATTGTTCCCAAAGCTAGATTTTATTGGCTTTTACGACGTTTGCACGGAGGTTGAATCCAAATTCATAAAGAGTAAAAAAAAATTAAATTTTTCCGCAACTATTTTTTCAACAACACGTCTTACTGAATATCAAGGATTATTTAAATACTTATGTCATTGCTGAGACTGCTCATAAGTGAGTAGTTAGTCATGCTTAAACGTGACTATCTCAAAAAGCAATTAAATAAACTTGATCTAACTGGGTGCAAATAGCCTTAAAGTTGGCTAAAAAATAGCAATTTTACAAACGTTTTAGTCAACTAAAACTATTGAGAAAAGTCAGCAAATACTTGGAACTATTTATCTGACGAATTGTCTTAGTAACTAACACAAAAAAACAGAATTGGTGGGGAGAACGAATTCAATGTTTAGTTTAAATCGCTGGAAACAAAGCACAGCTGCACTGATGACTTTGAGCGTAACAGCAGGTACTGTAGCACCCTTCATTGCACCTGCACCATCATTTGCTCAAACAACTTTTTCTGATGTTAACTCTAACTATTGGGCAGGAGAGTTTATTCAAAAATTATCACAGCGAGGCGTTATCGCTGGCTTTCCTGATGGTACATTTCGCCCAGAAGAAGCAGTAACCCGCGCTCAATTCGCCGCGATGATTCGCAAAGCTTTCCAAAAAGCGCCGAAACGGGAAGCAACCAAATTCTATGATGTAGCTAGCAATTACTGGGCGTACAGCGCCATTCAAGAAGCTTATACCACTGGTTTCTTATCAGGATATCCCGGCAATCGCTTCGAGCCTAACCAAGCTATTCCTCGGCAACAAGTTTTAGTTTCCCTCGCCAATGGTCTAGAATATTCTGCTAGCAGTGACGTTCAAAGCACTCTGCAATATTACAACGACTCTTCTAATATCGCTGATTATGCCCGCAGTCCGATCGCAGCAGCAACTGAAAAGCGAATTGTTGTCAACTATCCTAATGTTAACTTCCTCAATCCTACCCAAACCGCCACACGAGCACAAGTAGCAGCTTTTATCTATCAAGCGTTGGTTAGCACCAATCAAGCTTCCGCAATTAACTCACCTTACATCGTCGCTGCTCAATCGACTACTCCCACACCTGTAGCTGTAAAAATTCCTCAAGGAACAGCTATTCCTATCAAGTACGACAAAGCAGAAAAAATCCTCGTCACCAAGGATGAAACAGCACCTTTGACACTCACAGTAGCGCAAAATGTGGTAACACAAGAAGGAACTATTGTAATTCCCGCTGGTAGTCAGGTTGTCGGTCAACTGAAACCAGTTAAAGGTGGTTCTCAATTCGTTGCTCAAAAATTAGTTTTACCTTCAGGTCAAGAGTATCAAATCAACGCTACTTCGGAAGTAATTACCAAAACTCAAACAGTTAAAAAAGGCACTAGTGCTTCGGCAATTATTAAGAATACCGTACTAGGCGCAGGTGCCGCCGCTGCCGTCTCTGCTGTCACAGGCGATCGCGCTATCGGTACAGAAGAAGTCTTGGGTGGTGCTGGTATCGGCGCCTTGATTGGTCTATTCTTTGGTAAAAAGAGCGTTGACTTAATCGCAATCGACCCAGACACCGATTTACAAATGACAATCAATCAAGACTTCCAAGTTTCACTTAAATAGGAGCGTGGATAGTGGGTAGCGGGTAGTGGATAGTTGATAGTGGATAGTTGATAGTTGATAGTGGGTAGTGGATAGTTGATAACTGTTGACTGTTAACCAACAAGCAACAACTATCAACCCTTCGGGTTCACCACTTGCACGGCTGTCGGCAGAGCCGACGGCAGGTGCTTCAACGTTCGTGACCTCACGCGGCGGCTATTGCTCAAGTCGGGAAACCATGCACGGCAGTCGCTCATGGGGGAAACCACGCCAGATGCTCTACTTGGTCCGACACCAAGACCGCGCTGCCTCACCACGCAACTGGCTCCGCAACGCACTGCCTCCCCAACGCAGTGGTTCACCAACAACCAACAACTCTCAACTATCAACTATCAACCAACAACTAACCACTAACTCCTAACTCCTAACCCTCAACAATCGGCAACCAAATAATAAAAGTGGTTCCCGGTGTGTCGGCTGATTTAATAACTGAGTTAATTGCAGGGCTGAAAACTTCAATTTCGCCCTGCATTTGTTCTATTAATTGTTTGGCGATCGCTAATCCCAATCCCGAACCAGGAATTTCTGTTTCGGCTTGTACACCGCGATAATGTCGTTCTCCAAGATGTTCTAAATCTTGTTGGGGAATCCCAGGACCATTGTCACTGATGGCAATTCCGCAAAAAGAAGGTTTTTCTTGTCCTGCTTGAATTAAAATCTTACCGCCAGTAGGAGTGTATTTCAAGGCGTTGTCAATAACATTACTTAATACTTCTCGTAATGTTTTGAAATTAGCGCGGACTAAAGGTAAATTTGGTGGAATATCCGAAATTAATTGCAGTTTTCTTTCTTGGGCGATCGCTTTAGCTGACGCTAATAATGGATTTAAGATATCGACTAAAGCGCAGTCAGCTTCTTTGTCTTCGCTTCCGGGTAATAATAGCGCTGGTTTCGGCTCGTTTTGCACGGTTGCTTCCACAAATACTTGTTTGTCTGGAAGTTTGAACGGCGCTAAATCTGCTGCTGTTAAATCAATAACTTTATCGAACTGTTGCAGCAATTCTTGCAGGCGATCGCTTTCTCGAACTATACTCGCGGCTACTTCCCGGTTAGGATCGCCCGATCGCAGTCGCTTGAGAAGTAGTTTACCAAAAGTCCGCAAAGCTGTAAGCGGGTTGCGAAACTGGTGCAATAAGTTATCGAGTAAATCTCGTTGCTTTTCTTGGATAATTTGTTGTTGATGCAACGAGTGTTCTAACCAGGCTCGACGCTGATCTAAAATGATTGCGATCGCCAAAGTTTGGGCTATCCTTTGAATTTCACTCCGTTCTTTTTCATCCCATCCTCTGCCTTCTCTGGCTGTCACCAACAATCCCATCATTACACCCTCGTGGATTAGAGGTAAAACAATTTGGTTGCCATTTAATACGTATTCTTCTTGTAAAGGTGGTTGTGCCTCATTTGGCGTTTCGGATGCTGATGGTGTCAATAACTTCTGCTTCAGGTTCGGTAATGCTAAAGCATTTCTTACTGTAAAGGACTTGCGTGTTGATACCTCCGCAGTGTCTTCTATGAGTCCAACTACTGTTGTATCCGGGTAAACCACTACCGGAATCAGTTTTGCTTCACCTGTCGTTGCCTCTGCCAATTCTTGCGTCAAATACACGACACTCAGAGTTGCTCCCAGCCCTTGGGTTAACAGTGCGATTTGCTCTTGGCACAGAGTAACAAACTCAGAACTGGCAGACATTAACATTTTTCACATCTTGCTTAAAATTACAGAATATGAGGGATGATTAAGTTACACAGCTTAGTTTTTCCCTCATTCATTTAATAAAGCTTAACTAAAACTTGCAAGTAATGCTTTGCTCTTAGGGATTATATACTTGACTGCTTTTAATTTCTTTACATTCACAGATATTACTTTTATTGTATTAAATCTTAAGAAACTATTGATTTTTTTTACTAGAACTTATATAATGACGACGGATTTTGTAGCTATAACTACAATCTGTGTAGCTTGAAAGAGGAGGAAAATAGGTTGGCAAGGAGACGCAAACGGAAGAGTCGTCGTCGCCAAGAAGGGCGACGTATCCTGGAGCATGTGCCTCAATATAGCATCGAAAGCGGCGAAGAAAAGCCTGTAACAGCAGCGAGAAAATTCATTCAAGCTGAAGGTATATTGCCGCCCGCCTTGCTACTCGTAAAGCGGAATGAACACACCACAGACCGTTATTTCTGGGCAGAAAAAGGGCTGTTTGGTGCTCAATACGTAGAAGAGAACCATTTTCTGTTTCCTAGCTTGAGGGTATTAGAAAATCCTTCAGGTCAAGAAACTCTAGCTTTGGCTAGCCGTTAAAAAAGCAATAGTTGTCTTAGAGATAGAGTGGGGGTTGTGACAATTATTAACTGGCAAAATTGTTCAGTTATTTAAAAATTTGAATTTTTTTTAAGTTTGCAACTGATTTGCCAGTCGAGCTAGTCTAAGATATCAAACAATCAACTCCTATCAAACTGCGCTTGTTTGCCAGGGTTGATTGTTTGTATTATTAGATATTTCACTCGTAATGAAGATAAAGCGAAAGCAAAACACAAGTAGCGCGTACTGACAAAATGTGAGTTGTGTTTCAAGCGTGAAAGTTTATTGCTTTGACAAGAAGAAACTTTCAACGACATTACGAGTGAAATTGAATAGCTTTTTCCCCCAGGTAAAGTCTTTTTTCGTCACCAGCTTACATCTCAATCATCTTCATATGCTCAAAACTTCGGTTATTCAGATTTTAGCTGTAATTCCCTCTGTAACTCACTGAGTTCATCTCGATGGGCAATTACAGTTATTTTACTTGGGAAGTCTTTTTCACTTTGAGTTGGTTCTACTTTGAGCAATACCTTCTCAAGTCTTCCGGCTTTTTTCCAATAGTAAATACCACTCAAGGGTGAAAGCAGTACCATCCCTAGAAACACCGTACTCAGGCTAGGAAAAAGCAGCGACAACACTAATGATAGAGAAACAATGCCCGCCGCTGCTAAAAAAGTTAAAAACAAAGCCAAAAACCAGCTGGGTCTGACAAACCCTTCAAACGTTACTTGGTTTTGTTGAGAGTCTACCGCTGCCACTCGGTAAGACCGCGAGCGAAAATACTCCTTTATTTTCGGCATTAAAGTATCTTCGTCGAGAGTGGACACTAGTTGCGCTTTTTCTATGCGGTCTTTAGTCGAGGCACGGATAAAGAAAAACAGCCCGACCGATAACAACAAAGTTAGCAGCAACGTGGATGGCAGAATAGTAGTATCCATAGGAAATTGTTACTTTTTTAGTGGAGGAGACTTATTCATTATTAATTATTGGTTAATTTGTCCTCCGCTGTATGTATTCTTGCCACAATCGAGCTAAATCCTGCGCCGAAGAAAGCCATTCTGGGGAAACTTGGTACATCCGTCTAGGGCGTCCGCGTCCTTCGAGTTTCTTCCAATACCCAGTGATTGCCTTTTGGTCTTCCAGAAATTTAATTGCACTGTAAAGCACAGTGTCCGAAAGCCTATAAATAGGATATTCGTTTTCCAATTTCTGGATCAACTCAGTACCGTAGGATTCACCTTCTAGCAAAATATGCAAAATGTAACAAACTGCTAGTTCCTGACAGAGGTAAGTTGGCGGAGGATTCTCAAAGAATTGATATATATCCTCAAGTTTCATGGTTAGTGAATGGCTAAAAAATGCCTTATAGTTATTGAACCTACAATTGGAATCGTTAGTATATAGTGCTACCCTCCTGATTAGTAAGTATTTAACGCTACTAAGGCTTTATTGCCAAAGCGCAAACATTACACCAGTTCCTACGGTTAAGTGTAGGGCGGGTATGCTAGTTTGAGAGGCGCAATAAATTACACCTCTACCCAAGCTCGCTTGCGGTGTGGTGAAAAGCGATGAGACAACGAATATACCGCCATCCTTGTGTCAAGTGATGCCGAGCTAGTTAGAACTGCTTAAGCATAAGATGCCATCTAAGCAATTTTAAAGGCAAAATGCGTTTTTTTTTTAAAACTTAATAAACACTTTTTTTTACGGTGATTATCCCGGTGTCAATCCTAAAGATTTAAGCTATGTGAGATATTCGGCTCAAAGCGGAAATAAGCTGTTGATAACAGCACAGATAAGATTAAGTACTGACTTGTGTACTTGAGATACTCTTATTCTTTCTGGTAAGTGTGATAGTAAATTTAGCAATCTCCAAGCACATTGGTGATCGGTATGTCAGAAAAGCCCAGATCGCAATCTTCTTCCTCACCCCTAGAGGAAATAGCCCAAGCATTTCGTCTCACAGGATGGATTAGCTTTTGGTCGCAGTTAGTACTGGGGGTAATTGCTAGCGGAATTTTGGTGTTTGCCAGCTTGATTCGGAACACGACTGCCAATCAAACAGCTGTGGGAACTGGTTTAGGTATATTTTTTGCAGTAGCTGCGGTAATTAATTTAGCAGGCTCGATATTCTGGGCTTTTCGTTATACCAGAATTGCCAGACAACTGCAATCGAGCAATCCTAACAACCGTCCCCGGAAGGCAGAGACGATGGTACTTTTACGGACGGGGTTAATAGTCAATTTAGTCGGACTGATTCTAGCGCTAGTGGGCGCCGAAGCGATCGTTGGCGCTTTGTTGGCAAAGGCATTAACTTTACCGCAACAAGGTTCAGGACTTTTACAAATTAATCCTTCTCAAATTATCAGTGCCCTGGATATTGTTGTTGTACAGGCAAACACCCAAACCCTTCTGGCTCATTTTATCGGGCTGGCAGGAACGATTTGGC
Above is a genomic segment from Tolypothrix sp. NIES-4075 containing:
- a CDS encoding sensor domain-containing protein; this encodes MIILMVGLFTCLGAILIILCISNSLLAKIRNIQAANHINTNYVSNNIALDSKKNECEIINSNKQILFQTDNWGRWTFLNPVWTEITGFTLAESIGTSFLNYIHPEDRQRNLELFKILKIQQIKDYVYETRYITKDGSCRWLEVHIQITLDSESQIVSTFGFLKDISSRKQDINALLSAEDALEPVIKEKCTPELQREISERKRVQKELEKSLSLQQATLESTADGILVVDNKGNITGFNQKFVQMWCIPNSLIKSGNYRKALRMAIKELQDSRQYLATVRELYLNPDAQIYDAIAFKDGRVFERYSQPQRIAGKIVGRVWSFRDVTAHKLAEAKIRHQALHDLLTDLPNRVLFNERLSESLAQAREKKEKLAVCFLDLDRFKTINDTLGHALGDELLQSVAQRLTKYLRSSDFIARWGGDEFTLLLPEINDAKEAAYIVQDILAALKPGFDLENHHLHISTSIGIALYPMHGEDGETLIKNADAALSRVKSQGRNNYQFYHSAINSQASELLSLENSLHYALEREEFIVYYQPQVNISTGEIIKMEALLRWQHPKLGLIYPEKFIPLAEETGLIVTIGEWVLKTACAQNKAWQDTLGFPSLSIAVNLSARQFQQSNLVKLVTQILSETQLNPKYLELEITESIAMHNAEFTEAILHEINNMGVCISIDDFGTGYCSFNYLKKFPIHALKIDKSFVRDLTKDSNDTAIITAIIALAHGLNLAVVAEGVETEEQRNLLGILECELMQGYFFSRPVLAEDATKLLRKSKSRRLNASRLVA
- the sbcC gene encoding exonuclease subunit SbcC, with the translated sequence MIPVQLILKNFLSYRDATLDFRGLHTACICGSNGAGKSSLLEAITWAIWGESRAGVEDDAIHSGAKEVRVDFTFQNNQQIYRVIRTRPRGGTGVLEFQVETPSGFRALTGKGVRATQDVILEHIKLDYETFINSAYLRQGRADEFMLKRPNERKEILAELLKLNQYDELEERAKESSRQFKAKVEELERSLESSKSQLQQRSATQAQQAELEVELNQLQQIQAFDNIQLQSLQVVQMTRQNSTEQLSFVRQQYQNLSSDCDRLQQEQSAINSQLSDLQAVLSQETQIKAGYAQYQTLQSQEESFSAKFAEYTRAEQQRQQQQQQLTKQINEIERQLQQAIAQLEVLQQQEREIQHTLTNKSEVEAALAQLTKARNRVAHLDQLQMQVSPLLQQRATLQSQLDRFGATLVARLEQLQATENQLQRAFGRQPQLQQAVMDVKTQIEELEKKRVYLQRVQEKGQERRHFIERLQAQQREYERLLGELDQKLQMLQNPNALCPLCERALDEHHWNRVTDKTKAEYKDTEGQLWVFREQMAFSDREIQVLRQEYREISQKLASYDALREQRGQLAAQLQSTSDAETQLQQIAAEKQHLERSLEVGDYAPEKQLELQQLNEYLQQLNYNEQDHALARSEVERWRWAEIKLQQIKDATKRSSQIAARKPQIEAQIAELQSKIQLLQINSESAKQIAALELHIAEINYSSEQHNNIRTSVRKAQSWELRYQQLLSAQQQYPQLQVRFQDLEASRHARMSEKQTIERQLESIVAQLEQTANPTAQIETLQQQIAARRRELDEKIGQLGRLEQVAHHLEMLQTQFLQQQQELQEAKRQQRVYQELTQAFGKNGIQALMIENVLPQLEAETNQLLSRLSANQLHVQFVTQKAGRSSKAKKNAKLIDTLDILIADARGTRAYETYSGGEAFRINFAIRLALAKLLAQRAGAALQLLIIDEGFGTQDAEGCDRLIAAINAIACDFACILTVTHMPHLKEAFQARIEVNKTNLGSQLHLSM
- a CDS encoding conjugal transfer protein TrbI, giving the protein MTRFNRWKYATAALMSMAISTGAIVPMFVSTPASAQRIYGQSRSVSIPPGVTFPVAYDKDKVIVTPGETVSLTLRVASNIIDSGRNVLIPEGTQIVGQLQPVTRNGRQGVQFVAQELVYSSGQRQYVNASSPVITRTERISKGPDTGRVLTDAAIGAGAASAISLITGDRKIQVLEPVGGAAAGAAASVLLRKKQTDVFVLKPEQDLNVTLRSNLVVSRSY